The following coding sequences are from one Roseburia hominis A2-183 window:
- a CDS encoding helix-turn-helix domain-containing protein, whose amino-acid sequence MNDKKRLNSYEDLPLVLDVADIQRIMGISRASAYELVHTPGFPAFRRGRLIKVSKIAFFEWMAKGSETVPRSDK is encoded by the coding sequence ATGAACGATAAAAAGAGATTGAACAGCTACGAGGATTTACCGCTGGTTCTGGATGTGGCGGACATTCAGCGGATTATGGGAATTTCAAGAGCGAGCGCCTATGAGCTGGTACACACACCCGGCTTTCCAGCGTTCCGCAGGGGCAGACTTATCAAGGTCAGCAAAATTGCTTTCTTTGAATGGATGGCAAAAGGCTCCGAAACCGTACCGAGAAGCGACAAATAA
- a CDS encoding DUF3847 domain-containing protein: MEKSLEQLKQEYEKTTVLLEQEKRKMQRLKNRQAYLESGSRKQRTHRLITRGAAIESIAPQTKELSEAEFYSLMESILNLPQAEHFIRSATENHARISGQEKGGD; the protein is encoded by the coding sequence ATGGAAAAATCTTTGGAACAGTTGAAGCAGGAATATGAAAAAACCACTGTCCTGCTGGAACAGGAAAAACGGAAAATGCAGCGTTTGAAAAACCGGCAGGCGTATCTGGAAAGCGGTTCCCGGAAACAGAGGACGCACCGGCTGATTACCCGTGGGGCAGCTATTGAGAGCATTGCACCACAGACAAAGGAGCTATCCGAAGCGGAATTTTATTCCCTCATGGAAAGCATTTTGAATCTGCCGCAGGCGGAGCATTTCATCCGGTCTGCCACAGAGAACCACGCCCGTATTTCCGGGCAGGAGAAAGGCGGTGACTAA
- the mobQ gene encoding MobQ family relaxase, producing MALYHFSIAQIKRSAGQSAIASAAYRAGERLYSSYYGEVSDYTKKGGVIASEIMLPPHAPEIYLDRATLWNAVENCEKHPKAQLAYSFDIAMQNELTLEENMELARKFVQEQFVTKGMIADLAFHSPEKEDGGIPNPHFHVMTTMRPLNPDGTWGQKQRREYLLDEDGNRIRDKNGDYMFNAVHTTDWHEPETLEHWREQWAAAVNTKFEEKGLDVRIDHRSYVRQGLDLIPTVHEGANVRQMEAKGIRTEKGELNRWIKATNRLMQDVRKKIKALFVWMAEVKEELSKPQTPSLADLLIAYYNQRNAGAWSNKARTGNLKQFAEAVNYLTENKLLTLEDLQERLSSVNEEFEALSDSMKKKSARIKELQELIREGENYQRLKPVHTELNNIKFKKQREKFETSHDAELRLFYAARRILKEKLDGKPIALKAWKQEYAQLKTEYAELSPQHKPLREEVIRLRQVQNAVDTALRRREQPQAVQRKKHEMEL from the coding sequence ATAGCACTTTATCATTTTTCAATCGCACAGATCAAGCGCAGCGCCGGTCAGAGCGCCATTGCCAGCGCAGCCTATCGAGCCGGGGAGCGTCTTTACAGCAGCTACTATGGAGAAGTCAGCGACTACACCAAAAAGGGCGGCGTGATCGCTTCGGAAATCATGCTGCCGCCCCATGCGCCGGAAATATATCTTGACCGGGCGACCCTCTGGAATGCTGTGGAGAACTGCGAGAAACATCCAAAAGCACAGCTTGCCTATTCCTTTGATATTGCCATGCAGAATGAATTGACGCTGGAAGAAAACATGGAGCTGGCGAGGAAGTTCGTACAGGAGCAGTTTGTGACAAAAGGCATGATTGCCGACCTTGCTTTTCACAGCCCGGAGAAAGAGGACGGCGGCATCCCTAACCCGCATTTTCATGTGATGACAACCATGCGCCCTTTGAACCCGGATGGCACATGGGGACAAAAACAGCGTCGGGAATATCTTCTTGATGAAGATGGAAACCGAATCCGGGATAAAAACGGCGATTATATGTTTAACGCTGTCCATACAACAGACTGGCATGAGCCGGAAACGCTGGAACACTGGCGGGAGCAGTGGGCGGCTGCCGTTAATACAAAATTTGAGGAAAAAGGGCTGGATGTGCGTATCGACCACCGTTCCTATGTGCGGCAGGGGCTTGACCTGATACCTACTGTCCACGAGGGAGCTAATGTCCGGCAGATGGAAGCAAAGGGCATCCGCACCGAGAAAGGGGAACTGAACCGCTGGATTAAAGCCACCAACCGGCTCATGCAGGATGTGAGGAAGAAGATCAAAGCCCTGTTTGTCTGGATGGCAGAGGTAAAAGAAGAACTTTCCAAACCGCAGACACCGAGCCTTGCCGACCTGTTGATCGCTTATTACAACCAGCGCAACGCAGGGGCATGGAGCAATAAAGCCAGAACCGGAAACTTAAAGCAGTTTGCCGAAGCCGTCAATTATCTGACGGAAAACAAGCTGCTCACATTAGAGGATTTGCAGGAGCGTCTTTCCTCTGTCAACGAAGAATTTGAAGCGTTAAGCGACTCCATGAAAAAGAAATCTGCCCGGATAAAGGAATTGCAGGAATTGATACGGGAGGGCGAGAATTACCAGCGGCTAAAACCTGTTCATACGGAATTGAACAATATCAAGTTTAAGAAACAGAGGGAGAAATTTGAAACATCCCACGATGCGGAGTTACGGCTGTTTTATGCCGCCCGCCGTATTTTGAAAGAAAAACTGGATGGAAAACCCATTGCCCTGAAAGCATGGAAACAGGAATACGCACAGTTAAAAACAGAGTATGCCGAACTGTCTCCGCAGCACAAGCCACTCCGGGAGGAAGTCATACGGCTACGGCAGGTGCAGAACGCCGTAGATACCGCACTGCGCCGGAGGGAGCAGCCACAGGCAGTACAGAGAAAGAAACATGAGATGGAGCTATGA
- a CDS encoding CHC2 zinc finger domain-containing protein, translated as MNVFEAVKQSVTTRQAASFYGIRVGRNGMVCCPFHNDRTPSMKVDSRFYCFGCGASGDVIDFAALLHGLGKREAAVRLAEDFGVSYEKSGNAPPDRKRHNRSQPRQKSAEQRFQETERYCFRVLCDYLRLLEHWKTAHAPQPQDAIWHPLFVEALQRISYTEYLLDILLYGEIEEKAALIAAQGKEVLRLEQRISELAAGNAGSGQKDDGHNGTGADTGRNPGNIRGDAERRREEQHPKLPDGVPA; from the coding sequence TTGAATGTATTTGAAGCGGTGAAACAGTCTGTTACCACCCGGCAGGCTGCTTCATTCTATGGAATCCGGGTGGGGAGAAACGGCATGGTCTGCTGTCCATTCCACAATGACCGCACGCCCAGCATGAAAGTGGACAGCCGCTTTTACTGCTTCGGCTGCGGGGCTTCCGGGGATGTGATCGACTTTGCCGCTTTGCTGCATGGATTGGGGAAACGGGAAGCTGCGGTCAGGCTTGCGGAGGACTTCGGCGTTTCCTATGAGAAATCCGGCAATGCGCCGCCAGATAGGAAGCGTCACAACAGGTCACAGCCCCGACAAAAATCAGCGGAGCAGAGATTTCAGGAAACGGAACGGTATTGTTTCCGGGTGCTATGCGATTATCTGCGCCTGCTGGAGCATTGGAAAACAGCACACGCCCCACAGCCGCAGGATGCCATCTGGCATCCTCTTTTTGTGGAAGCGTTGCAGAGGATAAGCTACACAGAATACCTTTTGGATATTTTGTTATACGGAGAAATAGAAGAAAAAGCGGCATTGATCGCCGCACAGGGAAAGGAGGTGTTGCGGCTTGAACAGCGAATTTCAGAGCTTGCCGCCGGAAACGCAGGAAGCGGTCAAAAGGACGATGGACACAATGGAACCGGCGCAGACACCGGCAGAAATCCGGGAAACATTAGAGGGGACGCAGAAAGGCGGCGTGAAGAACAGCATCCGAAACTGCCTGACGGTGTTCCAGCGTGA